From a single Brassica rapa cultivar Chiifu-401-42 chromosome A01, CAAS_Brap_v3.01, whole genome shotgun sequence genomic region:
- the LOC103871930 gene encoding receptor-like protein 48 isoform X3 produces the protein MPSCSERKMIVWILCLIFSLSHPILIFASFPAKHMCHADQRDALWEFKSEFHPSGLAASEKTQRWRNNTDCCSWDGITCDPNTGNVAGLNLLGSSLNGSLRSNSSLFRLQHLQSLDLSSSNLAGILPDSIDLMGNLNQLTKLILASSKLSGNFPHVLLNLTELTTINLHFNQLEGTLPSNMSSLSKLEYFNIGSNSFSGSIPSSLFMIPSLIHLNLERNGFSGPLEIGNISSPSKLQTLSLGGNSLNGPIPGFISKLAGLLYLDLSFWNIRRGVVGFSIFLHLKSLTFLDLSHLNTRSMVDLSLFSHLMSLSVLHLSGNNLNISSTLNLPSPIGSLALASCNISEFPKFLQTQTSLFYLDISNNQIKGQVPEWLWSLPGLGYVDFSRNSFSGFDGPADVIQRNEIYMLDISSNTFKNPFPLLPKSIIYFSASDNQFSGEIPKIICELDSLGKLILSNNNFSGSIPRCFENFNTKLTVLHLQNNSLSGEFPEESISVGLVSLDVSHNQLSGELPKSLINCTYLQFVNVEDNMFNDMFPFWLRVLPGLQFLVLRSNKFHGPLYPPEGSMSFPKLRIFDISKNLFSGALPSDYFAGWNEMSSGVYAADNRQQRFIGVSFSNYSKSVVLTNKGSKMELLGISFNIYKTIDVSENRFEGDIPKSISLLKELIVLNMSNNAFVGHIPPSLSNMTNLQSLDLSRNRLSGKIPLELEKLAFLAWMNFSYNMLEGPIPQGTQIQSQNSSSFVHNLGLCGAPLQKTCSGEEEEKTRKEDQEDEENYQVLSGIVAAIAYVPGVFCGLVISHILISYRQDWFKKISKCIA, from the exons ATGCCTTCTTGTAGTGAAAGGAAGATGATAGTATGGATCTTGTgtttaatattttctctttCTCATCCAATACTTATTTTCGCTTCTTTTCCTGCTAAGCACATGTGTCATGCAGACCAAAGGGATGCTCTTTGGGAGTTCAAGAGCGAGTTCCATCCCAGTGGGCTGGCTGCTAGTGAGAAGACGCAGAGGTGGAGGAACAACACTGATTGCTGTTCTTGGGATGGTATCACTTGTGATCCTAATACGGGCAATGTTGCTGGGTTAAATCTCTTGGGCAGTTCTCTCAATGGCTCTTTAAGATCAAATAGTAGTCTGTTTAGATTACAACATCTTCAGAGCCTTGATCTTAGCTCCAGTAATCTCGCCGGTATTCTACCAGATTCTATTG ATTTGATGGGCAACCTAAACCAACTCACAAAGTTGATACTTGCATCAAGCAAGCTCAGTGGGAACTTTCCTCATGTGCTACTCAATTTGACCGAGCTCACTACAATCAACCTTCATTTTAACCAGCTTGAAGGTACGCTCCCATCTAACATGAGTAGCCTCTCCAAACTGGAGTACTTTAATATTGGTTCAAATTCATTTTCTGGATCTATTCCGTCGTCTCTTTTCATGATTCCTTCGTTGATCCATCTTAACCTGGAAAGGAATGGCTTCAGCGGTCCTCTTGAGATTGGGAATATCTCTTCACCATCTAAACTTCAAACTTTAAGCCTTGGAGGAAACAGTCTTAATGGGCCAATCCCGGGATTTATTTCAAAACTAGCCGGACTCTTGTATTTGGACCTATCTTTTTGGAATATACGGAGAGGCGTGGTGGGTTTCAGCATCTTCTTGCATCTCAAGTCACTTACGTTCCTTGACCTGTCCCATCTGAATACAAGAAGTATGGTCGACCTGAGTCTCTTCTCACATCTCATGTCACTTAGCGTACTTCACCTTTCAGGTAATAATTTGAATATCAGTTCAACTCTCAATCTTCCCTCGCCCATTGGATCACTGGCTCTAGCGTCCTGCAATATTTCTGAATTTCCAAAGTTTCTACAAACACAAACCAGTTTGTTTTACTTAGATATTTCTAACAATCAAATCAAAGGGCAAGTACCAGAGTGGTTATGGAGTCTCCCAGGGCTGGGGTATGTAGACTTTTCTCGGAATTCATTTAGTGGTTTTGATGGACCAGCGGATGTTATTCAaagaaatgaaatatatatgctGGATATAAGTTCAAACACTTTCAAGAATCCATTTCCTTTGTTACCAaaatctattatatatttttcagctTCTGATAATCAGTTTTCAGGAGAGATTCCGAAGATAATATGCGAACTGGATTCTCTTGGTAAACTTATTTTATCCAACAACAACTTCAGCGGTTCTATACCTCGGTGTTTTGAGAATTTCAATACTAAGCTTACCGTCTTGCATCTTCAGAATAACAGCCTCTCTGGTGAATTTCCAGAGGAATCTATCAGTGTTGGCTTGGTTTCACTTGATGTTAGTCACAACCAGTTATCAGGAGAACTTCCCAAGTCTCTGATTAATTGCACTTACCTCCAGTTTGTAAACGTTGAAGACAACATGTTCAATGACATGTTTCCTTTCTGGTTGAGAGTGTTGCCTGGTTTGCAGTTTCTTGTCCTTCGTTCTAACAAGTTCCATGGGCCACTATATCCTCCAGAGGGTTCTATGAGTTTCCCTAAGCTGCGAATCTTTGACATTTCTAAAAATCTCTTCTCTGGAGCCTTGCCATCAGATTACTTTGCTGGTTGGAATGAAATGTCATCGGGTGTTTACGCTGCAGATAATAGACAGCAAAGGTTTATAGGAGTTAGCTTCTCAAACTATAGTAAGTCGGTGGTTCTGACTAACAAAGGTTCAAAGATGGAATTGCTTGGTATTAGTTTTAATATCTACAAAACCATCGATGTCTCAGAAAACAGGTTTGAAGGAGACATCCCCAAATCCATCAGTTTACTCAAGGAACTGATTGTGCTCAACATGTCAAACAACGCTTTCGTAGGCCATATTCCACCATCTTTGTCCAACATGACTAATCTCCAATCACTAGATCTATCCCGAAACAGATTATCGGGAAAAATCCCACTGGAACTCGAGAAACTCGCGTTTCTGGCATGGATGAACTTCTCTTACAACATGCTCGAAGGTCCAATACCACAAGGCACTCAGATTCAAAGCCAGAATAGCTCTTCATTCGTACATAATCTCGGGCTATGCGGTGCTCCTCTCCAAAAGACCTGCAgtggagaagaggaagaaaaaacaagaaaggAGGATCAAGAGGATGAAGAAAATTATCAAGTATTGAGCGGGATTGTGGCTGCAATAGCTTATGTACCTGGTGTATTCTGTGGATTGGTCATCAGCCACATTCTGATTTCATATAGACAAGACTGGTTCAAGAAGATCTCTAAATGTATTGCTTAA
- the LOC103871930 gene encoding receptor-like protein 47 isoform X4, giving the protein MPSCSERKMIVWILCLIFSLSHPILIFASFPAKHMCHADQRDALWEFKSEFHPSGLAASEKTQRWRNNTDCCSWDGITCDPNTGNVAGLNLLGSSLNGSLRSNSSLFRLQHLQSLDLSSSNLAGILPDSIGNLKNLRVLKLLECNLFGKLPSSLGNLSYLTHLDLDGNDFTGELPDLMGNLNQLTKLILASSKLSGNFPHVLLNLTELTTINLHFNQLEGTLPSNMSSLSKLEYFNIGSNSFSGSIPSSLFMIPSLIHLNLERNGFSGPLEIGNISSPSKLQTLSLGGNSLNGPIPGFISKLAGLLYLDLSFWNIRRGVVGFSIFLHLKSLTFLDLSHLNTRSMVDLSLFSHLMSLSVLHLSGEIPKIICELDSLGKLILSNNNFSGSIPRCFENFNTKLTVLHLQNNSLSGEFPEESISVGLVSLDVSHNQLSGELPKSLINCTYLQFVNVEDNMFNDMFPFWLRVLPGLQFLVLRSNKFHGPLYPPEGSMSFPKLRIFDISKNLFSGALPSDYFAGWNEMSSGVYAADNRQQRFIGVSFSNYSKSVVLTNKGSKMELLGISFNIYKTIDVSENRFEGDIPKSISLLKELIVLNMSNNAFVGHIPPSLSNMTNLQSLDLSRNRLSGKIPLELEKLAFLAWMNFSYNMLEGPIPQGTQIQSQNSSSFVHNLGLCGAPLQKTCSGEEEEKTRKEDQEDEENYQVLSGIVAAIAYVPGVFCGLVISHILISYRQDWFKKISKCIA; this is encoded by the exons ATGCCTTCTTGTAGTGAAAGGAAGATGATAGTATGGATCTTGTgtttaatattttctctttCTCATCCAATACTTATTTTCGCTTCTTTTCCTGCTAAGCACATGTGTCATGCAGACCAAAGGGATGCTCTTTGGGAGTTCAAGAGCGAGTTCCATCCCAGTGGGCTGGCTGCTAGTGAGAAGACGCAGAGGTGGAGGAACAACACTGATTGCTGTTCTTGGGATGGTATCACTTGTGATCCTAATACGGGCAATGTTGCTGGGTTAAATCTCTTGGGCAGTTCTCTCAATGGCTCTTTAAGATCAAATAGTAGTCTGTTTAGATTACAACATCTTCAGAGCCTTGATCTTAGCTCCAGTAATCTCGCCGGTATTCTACCAGATTCTATTGGTAATCTCAAAAATTTGAGGGTTTTGAAACTTCTTGAATGCAATTTATTTGGAAAGCTTCCTTCGTCGCTTGGGAATCTTTCTTATCTCACTCATCTTGATCTTGATGGTAATGATTTCACCGGTGAACTACCAGATTTGATGGGCAACCTAAACCAACTCACAAAGTTGATACTTGCATCAAGCAAGCTCAGTGGGAACTTTCCTCATGTGCTACTCAATTTGACCGAGCTCACTACAATCAACCTTCATTTTAACCAGCTTGAAGGTACGCTCCCATCTAACATGAGTAGCCTCTCCAAACTGGAGTACTTTAATATTGGTTCAAATTCATTTTCTGGATCTATTCCGTCGTCTCTTTTCATGATTCCTTCGTTGATCCATCTTAACCTGGAAAGGAATGGCTTCAGCGGTCCTCTTGAGATTGGGAATATCTCTTCACCATCTAAACTTCAAACTTTAAGCCTTGGAGGAAACAGTCTTAATGGGCCAATCCCGGGATTTATTTCAAAACTAGCCGGACTCTTGTATTTGGACCTATCTTTTTGGAATATACGGAGAGGCGTGGTGGGTTTCAGCATCTTCTTGCATCTCAAGTCACTTACGTTCCTTGACCTGTCCCATCTGAATACAAGAAGTATGGTCGACCTGAGTCTCTTCTCACATCTCATGTCACTTAGCGTACTTCACCTTTCAG GAGAGATTCCGAAGATAATATGCGAACTGGATTCTCTTGGTAAACTTATTTTATCCAACAACAACTTCAGCGGTTCTATACCTCGGTGTTTTGAGAATTTCAATACTAAGCTTACCGTCTTGCATCTTCAGAATAACAGCCTCTCTGGTGAATTTCCAGAGGAATCTATCAGTGTTGGCTTGGTTTCACTTGATGTTAGTCACAACCAGTTATCAGGAGAACTTCCCAAGTCTCTGATTAATTGCACTTACCTCCAGTTTGTAAACGTTGAAGACAACATGTTCAATGACATGTTTCCTTTCTGGTTGAGAGTGTTGCCTGGTTTGCAGTTTCTTGTCCTTCGTTCTAACAAGTTCCATGGGCCACTATATCCTCCAGAGGGTTCTATGAGTTTCCCTAAGCTGCGAATCTTTGACATTTCTAAAAATCTCTTCTCTGGAGCCTTGCCATCAGATTACTTTGCTGGTTGGAATGAAATGTCATCGGGTGTTTACGCTGCAGATAATAGACAGCAAAGGTTTATAGGAGTTAGCTTCTCAAACTATAGTAAGTCGGTGGTTCTGACTAACAAAGGTTCAAAGATGGAATTGCTTGGTATTAGTTTTAATATCTACAAAACCATCGATGTCTCAGAAAACAGGTTTGAAGGAGACATCCCCAAATCCATCAGTTTACTCAAGGAACTGATTGTGCTCAACATGTCAAACAACGCTTTCGTAGGCCATATTCCACCATCTTTGTCCAACATGACTAATCTCCAATCACTAGATCTATCCCGAAACAGATTATCGGGAAAAATCCCACTGGAACTCGAGAAACTCGCGTTTCTGGCATGGATGAACTTCTCTTACAACATGCTCGAAGGTCCAATACCACAAGGCACTCAGATTCAAAGCCAGAATAGCTCTTCATTCGTACATAATCTCGGGCTATGCGGTGCTCCTCTCCAAAAGACCTGCAgtggagaagaggaagaaaaaacaagaaaggAGGATCAAGAGGATGAAGAAAATTATCAAGTATTGAGCGGGATTGTGGCTGCAATAGCTTATGTACCTGGTGTATTCTGTGGATTGGTCATCAGCCACATTCTGATTTCATATAGACAAGACTGGTTCAAGAAGATCTCTAAATGTATTGCTTAA
- the LOC103871930 gene encoding receptor-like protein 48 isoform X1 — MPSCSERKMIVWILCLIFSLSHPILIFASFPAKHMCHADQRDALWEFKSEFHPSGLAASEKTQRWRNNTDCCSWDGITCDPNTGNVAGLNLLGSSLNGSLRSNSSLFRLQHLQSLDLSSSNLAGILPDSIGNLKNLRVLKLLECNLFGKLPSSLGNLSYLTHLDLDGNDFTGELPDLMGNLNQLTKLILASSKLSGNFPHVLLNLTELTTINLHFNQLEGTLPSNMSSLSKLEYFNIGSNSFSGSIPSSLFMIPSLIHLNLERNGFSGPLEIGNISSPSKLQTLSLGGNSLNGPIPGFISKLAGLLYLDLSFWNIRRGVVGFSIFLHLKSLTFLDLSHLNTRSMVDLSLFSHLMSLSVLHLSGNNLNISSTLNLPSPIGSLALASCNISEFPKFLQTQTSLFYLDISNNQIKGQVPEWLWSLPGLGYVDFSRNSFSGFDGPADVIQRNEIYMLDISSNTFKNPFPLLPKSIIYFSASDNQFSGEIPKIICELDSLGKLILSNNNFSGSIPRCFENFNTKLTVLHLQNNSLSGEFPEESISVGLVSLDVSHNQLSGELPKSLINCTYLQFVNVEDNMFNDMFPFWLRVLPGLQFLVLRSNKFHGPLYPPEGSMSFPKLRIFDISKNLFSGALPSDYFAGWNEMSSGVYAADNRQQRFIGVSFSNYSKSVVLTNKGSKMELLGISFNIYKTIDVSENRFEGDIPKSISLLKELIVLNMSNNAFVGHIPPSLSNMTNLQSLDLSRNRLSGKIPLELEKLAFLAWMNFSYNMLEGPIPQGTQIQSQNSSSFVHNLGLCGAPLQKTCSGEEEEKTRKEDQEDEENYQVLSGIVAAIAYVPGVFCGLVISHILISYRQDWFKKISKCIA; from the coding sequence ATGCCTTCTTGTAGTGAAAGGAAGATGATAGTATGGATCTTGTgtttaatattttctctttCTCATCCAATACTTATTTTCGCTTCTTTTCCTGCTAAGCACATGTGTCATGCAGACCAAAGGGATGCTCTTTGGGAGTTCAAGAGCGAGTTCCATCCCAGTGGGCTGGCTGCTAGTGAGAAGACGCAGAGGTGGAGGAACAACACTGATTGCTGTTCTTGGGATGGTATCACTTGTGATCCTAATACGGGCAATGTTGCTGGGTTAAATCTCTTGGGCAGTTCTCTCAATGGCTCTTTAAGATCAAATAGTAGTCTGTTTAGATTACAACATCTTCAGAGCCTTGATCTTAGCTCCAGTAATCTCGCCGGTATTCTACCAGATTCTATTGGTAATCTCAAAAATTTGAGGGTTTTGAAACTTCTTGAATGCAATTTATTTGGAAAGCTTCCTTCGTCGCTTGGGAATCTTTCTTATCTCACTCATCTTGATCTTGATGGTAATGATTTCACCGGTGAACTACCAGATTTGATGGGCAACCTAAACCAACTCACAAAGTTGATACTTGCATCAAGCAAGCTCAGTGGGAACTTTCCTCATGTGCTACTCAATTTGACCGAGCTCACTACAATCAACCTTCATTTTAACCAGCTTGAAGGTACGCTCCCATCTAACATGAGTAGCCTCTCCAAACTGGAGTACTTTAATATTGGTTCAAATTCATTTTCTGGATCTATTCCGTCGTCTCTTTTCATGATTCCTTCGTTGATCCATCTTAACCTGGAAAGGAATGGCTTCAGCGGTCCTCTTGAGATTGGGAATATCTCTTCACCATCTAAACTTCAAACTTTAAGCCTTGGAGGAAACAGTCTTAATGGGCCAATCCCGGGATTTATTTCAAAACTAGCCGGACTCTTGTATTTGGACCTATCTTTTTGGAATATACGGAGAGGCGTGGTGGGTTTCAGCATCTTCTTGCATCTCAAGTCACTTACGTTCCTTGACCTGTCCCATCTGAATACAAGAAGTATGGTCGACCTGAGTCTCTTCTCACATCTCATGTCACTTAGCGTACTTCACCTTTCAGGTAATAATTTGAATATCAGTTCAACTCTCAATCTTCCCTCGCCCATTGGATCACTGGCTCTAGCGTCCTGCAATATTTCTGAATTTCCAAAGTTTCTACAAACACAAACCAGTTTGTTTTACTTAGATATTTCTAACAATCAAATCAAAGGGCAAGTACCAGAGTGGTTATGGAGTCTCCCAGGGCTGGGGTATGTAGACTTTTCTCGGAATTCATTTAGTGGTTTTGATGGACCAGCGGATGTTATTCAaagaaatgaaatatatatgctGGATATAAGTTCAAACACTTTCAAGAATCCATTTCCTTTGTTACCAaaatctattatatatttttcagctTCTGATAATCAGTTTTCAGGAGAGATTCCGAAGATAATATGCGAACTGGATTCTCTTGGTAAACTTATTTTATCCAACAACAACTTCAGCGGTTCTATACCTCGGTGTTTTGAGAATTTCAATACTAAGCTTACCGTCTTGCATCTTCAGAATAACAGCCTCTCTGGTGAATTTCCAGAGGAATCTATCAGTGTTGGCTTGGTTTCACTTGATGTTAGTCACAACCAGTTATCAGGAGAACTTCCCAAGTCTCTGATTAATTGCACTTACCTCCAGTTTGTAAACGTTGAAGACAACATGTTCAATGACATGTTTCCTTTCTGGTTGAGAGTGTTGCCTGGTTTGCAGTTTCTTGTCCTTCGTTCTAACAAGTTCCATGGGCCACTATATCCTCCAGAGGGTTCTATGAGTTTCCCTAAGCTGCGAATCTTTGACATTTCTAAAAATCTCTTCTCTGGAGCCTTGCCATCAGATTACTTTGCTGGTTGGAATGAAATGTCATCGGGTGTTTACGCTGCAGATAATAGACAGCAAAGGTTTATAGGAGTTAGCTTCTCAAACTATAGTAAGTCGGTGGTTCTGACTAACAAAGGTTCAAAGATGGAATTGCTTGGTATTAGTTTTAATATCTACAAAACCATCGATGTCTCAGAAAACAGGTTTGAAGGAGACATCCCCAAATCCATCAGTTTACTCAAGGAACTGATTGTGCTCAACATGTCAAACAACGCTTTCGTAGGCCATATTCCACCATCTTTGTCCAACATGACTAATCTCCAATCACTAGATCTATCCCGAAACAGATTATCGGGAAAAATCCCACTGGAACTCGAGAAACTCGCGTTTCTGGCATGGATGAACTTCTCTTACAACATGCTCGAAGGTCCAATACCACAAGGCACTCAGATTCAAAGCCAGAATAGCTCTTCATTCGTACATAATCTCGGGCTATGCGGTGCTCCTCTCCAAAAGACCTGCAgtggagaagaggaagaaaaaacaagaaaggAGGATCAAGAGGATGAAGAAAATTATCAAGTATTGAGCGGGATTGTGGCTGCAATAGCTTATGTACCTGGTGTATTCTGTGGATTGGTCATCAGCCACATTCTGATTTCATATAGACAAGACTGGTTCAAGAAGATCTCTAAATGTATTGCTTAA
- the LOC103871930 gene encoding receptor-like protein 48 isoform X2: MPSCSERKMIVWILCLIFSLSHPILIFASFPAKHMCHADQRDALWEFKSEFHPSGLAASEKTQRWRNNTDCCSWDGITCDPNTGNVAGLNLLGSSLNGSLRSNSSLFRLQHLQSLDLSSSNLAGILPDSIGNLKNLRVLKLLECNLFGKLPSSLGNLSYLTHLDLDGNDFTGELPDLMGNLNQLTKLILASSKLSGNFPHVLLNLTELTTINLHFNQLEGTLPSNMSSLSKLEYFNIGSNSFSGSIPSSLFMIPSLIHLNLERNGFSGPLEIGNISSPSKLQTLSLGGNSLNGPIPGFISKLAGLLYLDLSFWNIRRGVVGFSIFLHLKSLTFLDLSHLNTRSMVDLSLFSHLMSLSVLHLSGNNLNISSTLNLPSPIGSLALASCNISEFPKFLQTQTSLFYLDISNNQIKGQVPEWLWSLPGLGYVDFSRNSFSGFDGPADVIQRNEIYMLDISSNTFKNPFPLLPKSIIYFSASDNQFSGEIPKIICELDSLGKLILSNNNFSGSIPRCFENFNTKLTVLHLQNNSLSGEFPEESISVGLVSLDVSHNQLSGELPKSLINCTYLQFVNVEDNMFNDMFPFWLRVLPGLQFLVLRSNKFHGPLYPPEGSMSFPKLRIFDISKNLFSGALPSDYFAGWNEMSSGVYAADNRQQRFIGVSFSNYKNRFEGDIPKSISLLKELIVLNMSNNAFVGHIPPSLSNMTNLQSLDLSRNRLSGKIPLELEKLAFLAWMNFSYNMLEGPIPQGTQIQSQNSSSFVHNLGLCGAPLQKTCSGEEEEKTRKEDQEDEENYQVLSGIVAAIAYVPGVFCGLVISHILISYRQDWFKKISKCIA, encoded by the exons ATGCCTTCTTGTAGTGAAAGGAAGATGATAGTATGGATCTTGTgtttaatattttctctttCTCATCCAATACTTATTTTCGCTTCTTTTCCTGCTAAGCACATGTGTCATGCAGACCAAAGGGATGCTCTTTGGGAGTTCAAGAGCGAGTTCCATCCCAGTGGGCTGGCTGCTAGTGAGAAGACGCAGAGGTGGAGGAACAACACTGATTGCTGTTCTTGGGATGGTATCACTTGTGATCCTAATACGGGCAATGTTGCTGGGTTAAATCTCTTGGGCAGTTCTCTCAATGGCTCTTTAAGATCAAATAGTAGTCTGTTTAGATTACAACATCTTCAGAGCCTTGATCTTAGCTCCAGTAATCTCGCCGGTATTCTACCAGATTCTATTGGTAATCTCAAAAATTTGAGGGTTTTGAAACTTCTTGAATGCAATTTATTTGGAAAGCTTCCTTCGTCGCTTGGGAATCTTTCTTATCTCACTCATCTTGATCTTGATGGTAATGATTTCACCGGTGAACTACCAGATTTGATGGGCAACCTAAACCAACTCACAAAGTTGATACTTGCATCAAGCAAGCTCAGTGGGAACTTTCCTCATGTGCTACTCAATTTGACCGAGCTCACTACAATCAACCTTCATTTTAACCAGCTTGAAGGTACGCTCCCATCTAACATGAGTAGCCTCTCCAAACTGGAGTACTTTAATATTGGTTCAAATTCATTTTCTGGATCTATTCCGTCGTCTCTTTTCATGATTCCTTCGTTGATCCATCTTAACCTGGAAAGGAATGGCTTCAGCGGTCCTCTTGAGATTGGGAATATCTCTTCACCATCTAAACTTCAAACTTTAAGCCTTGGAGGAAACAGTCTTAATGGGCCAATCCCGGGATTTATTTCAAAACTAGCCGGACTCTTGTATTTGGACCTATCTTTTTGGAATATACGGAGAGGCGTGGTGGGTTTCAGCATCTTCTTGCATCTCAAGTCACTTACGTTCCTTGACCTGTCCCATCTGAATACAAGAAGTATGGTCGACCTGAGTCTCTTCTCACATCTCATGTCACTTAGCGTACTTCACCTTTCAGGTAATAATTTGAATATCAGTTCAACTCTCAATCTTCCCTCGCCCATTGGATCACTGGCTCTAGCGTCCTGCAATATTTCTGAATTTCCAAAGTTTCTACAAACACAAACCAGTTTGTTTTACTTAGATATTTCTAACAATCAAATCAAAGGGCAAGTACCAGAGTGGTTATGGAGTCTCCCAGGGCTGGGGTATGTAGACTTTTCTCGGAATTCATTTAGTGGTTTTGATGGACCAGCGGATGTTATTCAaagaaatgaaatatatatgctGGATATAAGTTCAAACACTTTCAAGAATCCATTTCCTTTGTTACCAaaatctattatatatttttcagctTCTGATAATCAGTTTTCAGGAGAGATTCCGAAGATAATATGCGAACTGGATTCTCTTGGTAAACTTATTTTATCCAACAACAACTTCAGCGGTTCTATACCTCGGTGTTTTGAGAATTTCAATACTAAGCTTACCGTCTTGCATCTTCAGAATAACAGCCTCTCTGGTGAATTTCCAGAGGAATCTATCAGTGTTGGCTTGGTTTCACTTGATGTTAGTCACAACCAGTTATCAGGAGAACTTCCCAAGTCTCTGATTAATTGCACTTACCTCCAGTTTGTAAACGTTGAAGACAACATGTTCAATGACATGTTTCCTTTCTGGTTGAGAGTGTTGCCTGGTTTGCAGTTTCTTGTCCTTCGTTCTAACAAGTTCCATGGGCCACTATATCCTCCAGAGGGTTCTATGAGTTTCCCTAAGCTGCGAATCTTTGACATTTCTAAAAATCTCTTCTCTGGAGCCTTGCCATCAGATTACTTTGCTGGTTGGAATGAAATGTCATCGGGTGTTTACGCTGCAGATAATAGACAGCAAAGGTTTATAGGAGTTAGCTTCTCAAACTATA AAAACAGGTTTGAAGGAGACATCCCCAAATCCATCAGTTTACTCAAGGAACTGATTGTGCTCAACATGTCAAACAACGCTTTCGTAGGCCATATTCCACCATCTTTGTCCAACATGACTAATCTCCAATCACTAGATCTATCCCGAAACAGATTATCGGGAAAAATCCCACTGGAACTCGAGAAACTCGCGTTTCTGGCATGGATGAACTTCTCTTACAACATGCTCGAAGGTCCAATACCACAAGGCACTCAGATTCAAAGCCAGAATAGCTCTTCATTCGTACATAATCTCGGGCTATGCGGTGCTCCTCTCCAAAAGACCTGCAgtggagaagaggaagaaaaaacaagaaaggAGGATCAAGAGGATGAAGAAAATTATCAAGTATTGAGCGGGATTGTGGCTGCAATAGCTTATGTACCTGGTGTATTCTGTGGATTGGTCATCAGCCACATTCTGATTTCATATAGACAAGACTGGTTCAAGAAGATCTCTAAATGTATTGCTTAA